One part of the Rutidosis leptorrhynchoides isolate AG116_Rl617_1_P2 chromosome 1, CSIRO_AGI_Rlap_v1, whole genome shotgun sequence genome encodes these proteins:
- the LOC139886079 gene encoding TPR repeat-containing thioredoxin TTL1-like, with the protein MSFSAKPVPELGFNKLTIDGDNTNKPDFRELDLGPGSTLGPGLGSPISPLRVGNGPAVSSSSSSSGSVSGRTGNGIQVGSGTKKSDSGELSVESSPPPTFSGGGSRSLKSGHTRSDSGHPQIFSGGSTATSPPVNVLPAGNICPSGRVLKTGMMANKTSKPDVLGLGTGNYGHGSIMRGGSSSGNITGASGKGETNNVMGTSSSKRLSMDPEDLKRLGNEEYKKGHYLEALSFYDKAIALSPMNAAYHCNRAAALICLKRLTEAVKECEEAIRLDSGYVRAHNRLGSLLISLGQVENARRHLYIPGQQPDPKEVQKLHSVEKHLTKCTDSRRVRDWAGVLRESEAAISSGADSCPQLFACKAEALLKLRKLDDADVCISNVPKFESSSSISCSQVKFFGMLSEAYLLFVHAQIDMSLGRFENAVTCIEKSVHIDPRNVEVAVLLQNIRSLCRSRTRGNDLFKSERFTEACSAYGEGLRLDPSNPILYCNRAACWFKLMHFEKSLDDCNQALLFHPTYTKALLRRAATYSKLERWAESVKDYEVLRRELPNNNDIAESLFHAQVALKKSRGEEVYNMKFGGEVESINNLEQFKAAVASTGASVVLYKTTSDLQCKQISPFLDTLCTRYPSINFLKVDIEESPIIANVENVRIVPTIKIYKKGNRMKEMVCPCKEVLESSVRHYSF; encoded by the exons ATGTCATTTTCCGCTAAACCGGTACCGGAGTTAGGGTTTAATAAACTCACCATCGACGGCGATAATACCAATAAACCAGACTTCCGGGAACTTGATTTGGGTCCGGGTTCGACTCTTGGTCCCGGTTTGGGTTCACCCATTTCTCCATTACGTGTTGGAAATGGACCGGCTGTCAGTAGCAGCTCAAGCTCATCCGGGTCGGTTTCGGGTCGGACTGGAAATGGGATCCAAGTTGGTTCCGGTACTAAAAAATCAGATTCCGGCGAGTTGTCGGTAGAAAGCTCACCGCCACCGACATTTTCAGGCGGTGGGTCTCGCTCACTTAAATCGGGTCATACCCGGTCTGATTCGGGTCACCCACAAATATTTTCCGGTGGAAGCACAGCTACTTCTCCGCCGGTGAATGTACTTCCGGCTGGAAATATATGTCCGTCCGGAAGGGTATTAAAAACCGGTATGATGGCAAACAAAACTTCTAAACCGGATGTTTTAGGTTTAGGTACCGGAAATTATGGTCACGGCAGCATAATGCGTGGTGGGTCCAGTTCCGGCAACATCACCGGCGCCAGTGGTAAAGGGGAAACTAACAATGTAATGGGTACTTCAAGTTCTAAAAGGTTATCAATGGATCCAGAAGATTTGAAGAGATTAGGAAATGAAGAATATAAAAAAGGACATTACTTAGAAGCATTAAGTTTTTATGATAAAGCAATAGCATTATCACCTATGAATGCAGCCTATCATTGTAACCGTGCAGCTGCATTGATATGTTTGAAAAGGTTGACTGAAGCAGTCAAAGAATGTGAAGAAGCAATTAGATTGGATTCTGGATATGTGAGAGCTCACAATCGGTTAGGATCTCTACTAATTAG TTTAGGACAGGTTGAAAATGCAAGGAGACACCTTTATATTCCAGGTCAGCAACCTGACCCGAAAGAGGTTCAAAAGTTGCATTCAGTGGAGAAACACTTAACTAAATGTACCGATTCTAGAAGGGTCCGCGATTGGGCAGGTGTGTTACGAGAAAGTGAAGCCGCCATCTCGTCTGGAGCAGACTCATGTCCTcag CTATTTGCCTGCAAAGCCGAAGCATTATTGAAGCTCCGTAAATTAGATGATGCAGATGTGTGCATTTCAAATGTGCCCAAATTCGAGTCATCTAGTAGCATATCATGTTCGCAAGTGAAGTTTTTCGGGATGCTTTCTGAGGCGTACCTTTTATTTGTTCATGCTCAGATTGACATGTCGCTAGGAAG aTTTGAGAATGCAGTTACTTGTATTGAGAAATCAGTGCATATTGATCCTCGAAACGTTGAGGTGGCGGTTTTGCTTCAAAACATAAGATCGTTGTGTAGATCACGCACACGTGGTAATGATTTGTTCAAGTCAGAAAGGTTCACCGAAGCTTGTTCAGCGTATGGAGAAGGACTTAGACTAGATCCATCTAATCCAATTTTGTACTGTAATCGAGCAGCTTGTTGGTTTAAGCTTATGCATTTTGAAAAATCTCTTGATGATTGTAATCAAGCACTTCTTTTTCATCCGACGTATACAAAAGCACTTCTTCGAAGAGCAGCCACTTATAGCAAG CTTGAGAGGTGGGCCGAGTCAGTGAAAGATTACGAGGTTTTGAGAAGAGAGCTACCAAATAATAACGATATAGCAGAATCTTTATTTCATGCTCAAGTTGCATTAAAGAAATCTAGAGGGGAAGAAGTGTATAATATGAAATTTGGTGGCGAAGTTGAATCGATTAATAATCTTGAGCAGTTTAAAGCTGCCGTGGCTTCTACAG GAGCCTCTGTAGTTCTTTATAAAACGACATCTGATCTTCAATGCAAGCAGATATCTCCTTTTCTTGACACCTTATGCACTCGATATCCATCCATAAATTTTCTTAAG GTTGATATTGAAGAAAGCCCTATAATTGCAAACGTCGAGAATGTCAGAATAGTACCGACAATCAAGATTTACAAAAAGGGTAATCGAATGAAGGAGATGGTATGCCCCTGTAAAGAAGTTTTGGAATCTTCTGTTCGCCATTACAGCTTTTAA